A genomic segment from Oryctolagus cuniculus chromosome 16 unlocalized genomic scaffold, mOryCun1.1 SUPER_16_unloc_1, whole genome shotgun sequence encodes:
- the EVI5L gene encoding EVI5-like protein isoform X2 — MASPTLSPDSSSQEALSAPTCSPTSDSENLSPDELELLAKLEEQNRLLEADSKSMRSMNGSRRNSGSSLVSSSSASSNLSHLEEDTWILWGRIANEWEEWRRRKEKLLKELIRKGIPHHFRAIVWQLLCSATDMPVKNQYSELLKMSSPCEKLIRRDIARTYPEHEFFKGQDSLGQEVLFNVMKAYSLVDREVGYCQGSAFIVGLLLMQMPEEEAFCVFVRLMQEYRLRELFKPSMAELGLCIYQFEYMLQEQLPDLNTHFRSQSFHTSMYASSWFLTLFLTTFPLPVATRVFDIFMYEGLEIVFRVGLALLQVNQTELMQLDMEGMSQYFQRVIPHQFDSCPDKLVLKAYQVKYNPKKMKRLEKEYAAMKSKEMEEQIEIKRLRTENRLLKQRIETLEKESAALADRLIQGQVTRAQEAEENYVIKRELAVVRQQCSSAAEDLQKAQSTIRQLQEQQDNPRLTEDFVAHLETELEQSRLRETETLGALREMQDKVLDMEKRNSSLPDENNVARLQEEVKALKVREGEAVASARELKLQLQELSDTWQAHLSRGGRWKESPRKLVPGELQDELMSVRLREAQALAEGRELRQRVVELETQDHIHRNLLNRVEAERAALQEKLQYLAAQNKGLQTQLSESRRKQAEAECKSKEEVMAVRLREADSMAAVAEMRQRIAELEIQREEGRIQGQLNHSDSSQYIRELKDQIQELKAEVRLLKGPPTFEDPLPFDGLSLARHLDEDSLPSSDEELLGVGVGVGAALQDALYPLSPRDARFFRRLERPAKDSEGSSDSDADELAAPYSQGLDN; from the exons ATGGCGAGCCCCACTCTGAGCCCCGACTCCTCGTCCCAGGAGGCCCTGTCAgcccccacctgctcccccacCTCGGACTCTGAAAACCTCAGCCCCGAtgagctggagctgctggccaAGCTCGAAGAGCAGAACCg GCTCCTGGAAGCCGACTCCAAGTCCATGCGTTCCATGAATGGCTCCCGGCGGAACAGCGGCTCCTCGCTGGTGTCCAGCTCCTCGGCCTCCTCCAACCTGAGCCACCTGGAGGAGGACACGTGGATCCTGTGGGGCCGGATTGCCAACGAGTGGGAGGAGTGGCGGCGCCGGAAGGAGAAGCTGCTCAAG GAGCTCATCCGCAAGGGCATCCCACACCACTTCCGGGCCATCGTGTGGCAGCTCCTGTGCAGCGCCACGGACATGCCCGTCAAGAACCAGTACTCGGAGCTGCTCAAGATGTCCTCGCCGTGCGAGAAGCTGATCCGAAGGGACATCGCGCGCACCTACCCGGAGCACGAGTTCTTCAAGGGCCAGGACAGCCTGGGCCAGGAAGTGCTCTTCAACGTCATGAAG GCCTATTCCCTGGTCGACCGGGAGGTGGGCTACTGCCAGGGCAGTGCCTTCATCGTGGGCCTGCTCCTCATGCAG atgCCCGAGGAGGAGGCCTTCTGTGTGTTCGTGCGGCTGATGCAGGAGTACCGGCTGCGGGAGCTCTTCAAGCCCAGCATGGCCGAGCTGGGGCTCTGCATCTACCAGTTCGAGTACATGCTGCAG GAGCAGCTCCCGGACCTCAACACCCACTTCCGCTCGCAGAGCTTCCACACGTCCATGTATGCCTCGTCCTGGTTCCTCACGCTCTTCCTCACCACCTTCCCGCTGCCCGTCGCCACGCGCGTCTTCGATATCTTCATGTATGAG GGGCTGGAGATCGTGTTCCGGGTGGGCCTCGCCCTGCTGCAGGTGAACCAGACGGAGCTGATGCAGCTGGACATGGAGGGCATGTCCCAG TACTTCCAGAGGGTGATCCCCCACCAGTTCGACAGCTGCCCGGACAAGCTGGTGCTCAAGGCCTACCAGGTCAAGTACAACCCCAAGAAGATGAAGAG GCTGGAGAAGGAGTATGCAGCCATGAAGAGCAAGGAGATGGAGGAGCAGATTGAGATCAAA aGGCTTCGGACGGAGAACCGGCTCCTGAAGCAGCGGATTGAGACCCTGGAGAAG GAGAGCGCTGCTCTGGCTGATAGGTTAATCCAG GGGCAGGTGACCCGGGCGCAAGAAGCGGAGGAGAACTACGTCATCAAGCGGGAGCTGGCGGTGGTGCGGCAGCAGTGCAGCTCGGCGGCGGAGGACCTGCAGAAGGCGCAGAGCACCATCCGCCAGctgcaggagcagcag gacaACCCACGCCTCACTGAGGACTTCGTGGCCCACCTGGAAACGGAGCTGGAGCAGTCAAGGCTGCGGGAGACCGAGACTCTGGGGGCCCTGCGGGAGATGCAGGACAAAGTCCTGGACATGGAAAAG AGGAACAGCTCGCTGCCGGACGAGAACAACGTGGCGCGGCTGCAGGAGGAGGTGAAGGCGCTCAAGGTGCGGGAAGGGGAGGCGGTGGCGTCGGCGCGGGAGCTGAagctgcagctgcaggagctCTCGGACACCTGGCAG GCCCACCTGTCCCGCGGCGGCCGCTGGAAGGAGTCCCCGCGGAAGCTGGTCCCAGGCGAGCTGCAGGACGAGCTGATGAGCGTGCGTCTGCGCGAGGCGCAGGCCCTGGCCGAGGGCCGCGAGCTGCGGCAGCGCGTGGTGGAGCTGGAGACGCAG gaccACATCCACCGCAACCTGCTGAACCGCGTGGAGGCGGAGCGCGCGGCGCTGCAGGAGAAGCTGCAGTACCTGGCGGCGCAGAACAAGGGGCTGCAGACGCAGCTCAGCGAGAGCCGCCGCAAGCAGGCCGAGGCCGAGTGCAAG AGCAAGGAGGAGGTGATGGCCGTGCGCCTGCGGGAGGCCGACAGCATGGCCGCGGTGGCCGAGATGCGGCAGCGCATCGCCGAGCTGGAGATCCAG agGGAGGAGGGCCGCATCCAGGGCCAGCTGAACCACTCGGACTCGTCGCAGTACATCCGCGAGCTCAAGGACCAGATTCAGGAGCTGAAGGCCGAG GTGCGGCTGCTGAAGGGCCCGCCGACCTTCGAGGACCCGCTGCCCTTCGACGGGCTGAGCCTGGCGCGGCACCTGGACGAGGACTCGCTGCCGTCGTCCGACGAGGAGCTGCtcggcgtgggcgtgggcgtgggcgcgGCGCTGCAGGACGCGCTCTACCCGCTGTCCCCGCGCGACGCGCGCTTCTTCCGCCGTCTGGAGCGGCCGGCCAAGGACAGCGAGGGCAGCTCGGACAGCGACGCCGACGAGCTGGCCGCGCCTTACAGCCAGGGCCTGGACAATTGA